Within Nitrospira sp. MA-1, the genomic segment TCCACGGAGATGGATCCCGTGGCTCTTCATCACTATTTCATGTTTCACGCCGTGGTGCCTGCACCACACACCTTGCTGAAAAGCATTCGAAAATTAGTGCCCGGCGCCATGATGGTCATTGAGCCAACGGGAGCACGACGCCAACATCACTATTGGCAACTCTCCTTCGAGCCGCGTGAAGATGAGAGGATCTTGAAAGAACGAGACTGGCAGGACCGGCTTTATGAGGTTTTACGGTCGGCTGTCCGCCGACGGCTTATTGCGGATGTGCCCGTGGGGGTCCTTCTGTCCGGTGGGTTGGACTCGAGCCTTATCGTGGGCCTGTTAGCGGCTGAAGGCGCGTCAGGCCTGAATACGTTTTCCATTGGGTTTGAAACGGTGGCAGAGGAAAAGGGGGACGAATTCTCCTACTCTGATATCATTGCCAACGAATTTTCGACCCGACACCACAAACTTCCGGTTGATACGACCCACGTTCTGCCCAACCTGCCAAGTTGCATTCATGCTATGTCCGAGCCAATGGTCAGTCACGATGCCATCGGGTTTTATTTGCTTTCTAAAGAAGTGTCTAAGCATGTCACTGTGGTGCAAAGTGGTCAGGGCGCCGACGAAATTTTCGCAGGATATCACTGGTATCCTCCCCTCTTGAACAGTCAACGTCCCGTTGATGACTATCGCCAGGTGTTTTTTGATCGGGACCAGAAAGAATTTCAGCGAGTCATTCATCCACGGTTTCACGAAGACGATCACAGTCATCGTTTTGTGGAGAAGCATTTTTCCCAACCGGGAGCGTCCCGACCGATTGATAAGGCCCTCCGGCTTGATACGACCATTATGTTAGTTGACGATCCGGTCAAGCGTGTGGACAACATGACGATGGCATGGAGTTTGGAGGCGCGAGTGCCGTTTTTAGATCATGAAGTCGTCGAATTGGCCGCACGAGTGCCGGCAGAAATGAAAGTTGCACAAGGGGGAAAAGGCATTCTGAAGGAAGTCGCCCGTCGGGTGATCCCTTCCGAGGTCATTGATCGTCCCAAGGGGTATTTCCCCGTTCCCGCCTTGAAATATCTTCGTGGCCCTTATTTAAATATGGTAAAAGACGCGCTTGTGTCAGAGACCAGTCAGAAACGCGAGATCTTTCAGCGGGACTATATCGATGAATTGTTAAAAAATCCGGATGATCATCTCACACCATTACGTGGGTCAAAGCTTTGGCAGCTTGGATTATTGGAACTGTGGCTTCAGTCCCATGGCATTTAAGGATCCCAATGTTGTGAAGAACCCGCAAGCTCTTCACATGACGAGCCCTCGTCAGCGACCGATCGGGCCGACGGTCAAAAACTGGGAAGTTGGACCGGCGACCTACCAGGGACGGCGAGTGAAACCAAAAGTGGTCCTGGATTGCGGGTGGGGGCGGCTCATTTTTGCCCACACCTTTACAGGCCCCGAAGAGGTGGCTTCCACGCTGATGCAGGAACGTCCCGGCCACAGGGATATTGCCTTTTATCTACGGGATCCTCATGTGGTCCTGGCCCTGCGCCCGCATAAGCTGTTTCTGGATCCTTCGCATACGTTTCGATTGTGGTTGGCTGATTATCAATCGGTCGCACATCAGAAATCAGGCATGGTGATCACTCCCATCCAGTCGGAGGCCGATGTCACGGCGTTGAATCGGATCTATGCGGCACGGGGCATGGTTACGGCCGACACCGATATCCTTATGAGGCATCGCCGCTCCCAAAAGCTCTGCTATTTTCTCGCTAAAGACCAGGCCACGAATGAAGTGATTGGCGTTATCCTAGCTGTGAATCATCGCCTGATTTTTGACGATCCCGAAAAAGGCAGTAGCATCTGGAGTCTGGCTGTTGACCCTCAAGCCCACCATCCCGGAGTGGGGGAAGCGTTGATTCGTCATGCGGCCGAACGGATGAAGGCCCGGGGGTGCAACTATGTGGATCTCTCAGTGCTGCATGACAACCATGAGGCCATTGCGCTCTACCGGAAACTGGGCTTTGGACGAATTCCTGTATTTGCGGTGAAAACGCGAAATACCATTAATGAAAAATTGTTTGCAGGTCCCTCACCGGATCAACGACTCAACCCCTATGCCACCATTATTGTTAATGAGGCCAGGCGCCGAAGCATCGACGTCGATGTCCTGGATGCCGAGAATAGCTACTTCCGCTTGACGTTTGGGGGCCGGTCCATTACCTGTCGGGAATCGTTGTCCGAATTGACCACGGCGATAGCGATGAGCCGTTGTGCGGATAAGACCCTCACGCGGCGGGTGCTGCGGGAAGCCGGTCTATCCGTTCCAGCTCAGATGGAGGCCAATGGGCGGAAGCACAACGGCAAATTTCTTGAACAGTATCAATCGATTGTTGTCAAGCCGGCGATGGGGGAACAGGGAGCCGGGGTGAGTGTGGATGTGCGGAGGGTTAAGGAAATGGAGTCCGCAATCACCCTTGCCGGTAAATGTGGTGATCCCGTCATTCTGGAACAATATGTGAAAGGCGAGGATTTACGCATTGTGTTGATCAACTATGAAGTGGTTGCCGCTGCCGTTCGACGGCCACCTCGAATCACGGGGACAGGTCATCATTCGATTGCCGAATTGATTGACCGGCAGAGTCAGCGACGGGCCCGATTGACGGGCGGAGAAAGTCGAATTCCTCTGGACGGAGAAACCAGGAGGTGTGTGAAGGAGGGCGGTTTTACCCTTACAGAGGTTTTGCCAAAAGGCAAAACCCTCACGGTGCGTAAGACGGCCAATCTCCATACCGGAGGAACCATTCATGACGTGACAGGAAAGCTTCATCCTGATTTAGCCACTGCGGCGGTGGTTGGTGCCAAAGCGCTGGCTATCCCGGTGGTAGGATTTGATTTTATTGTCGCCTCGGTTTCCAAGCCTGAGTATGTCATTATTGAAGCAAACGAGCGACCCGGTCTCGCCAATCATGAACCGCAACCGACGGCAGAACGATTTATCGACCTGTTGTTTCCTCAAACGAAGACACCCACAAAATTGCGGTAGTCCTTTGGGGTGATGGGGGATTGTATGATCGAATCGAAAATTGACACTCAGTATCTCCTGCATATTCTCCAAAAATTGTTGGTGATTCCGAGCCCGACTGGCTATACGGATCAAATTGTCCATGCGGTATCGGGTGAACTGAAGCAATTAGGGATTCCCTTCGAACTCACCCGGCGCGGAGCGATTCGAGCCACAATGGCGGGACAGGTCAGTACACCTGATCGAGCCATTGTGGCTCATCTGGATACCCTGGGGGCTTTGGTTAAATGGCTCAAAAACAACGGCCGGCTGGCCATTGTGCCGATCGGAACCTGGTCCAGTCGGTTTGCCGAGGGTGCGCGCGTGACCGTCTTTTCCGATACAAAGAAGCATCGTGGCACCATCCTGCCTCTGAAAGCATCAGGGCACACCTATGGTGATGAAATCGATACCCAACCGGTGTCCTGGAAGAATCTGGAAATTCGACTTGATGAAACGGTTACGGACGCCAATGGACATATCCAACACTTATCAAACGAAGAGGATCTCCGACGACTCGGGATTCATATTGGTGATTTTATTGCCATTGATCCCTCACCTGAAATCAGTCCCAATGGTTTTATCAACTCGCGGCATTTGGATGATAAAGCCGGAGTGGCCACCATCTTGGCGGCTGCCAAATCCATCCTTGAAAGCGGGGTCACGCTCCCTGTGGATTGCCATTTACTGTTTACGATTTCCGAAGAGGTCGGATCCGGGGCATCAGCGATCTTACATGGTGATGTGGCAGAAATGATCACGATTGATAATGGCACCCCCGCGCCCTTTCAAGCCTCAAGCGAATTCGGCGCGACGATTGCCATGGCTGATTCAGCCGGGCCTTTTGATTATCACCTGGTCAGGCGGCTCATCGCCTTATGTGTCGAACATGACATTCCGTTTCAACGAGACATCTTTTGTGACTACAGAAGTGACAGTGCGTCGGCCGTAGAGGCCGGAAATGACATTCGGACCGCCCTCCTTACGTTCGGGGTCGATTCCTCCCACGGCTATGAGCGAACTCATCTGAGTGGGCTTGAGGCTATTGCGAAGTTACTCGTCGTGTATATGAAAAATGAACCGGTGTTTTGGCGAGATCGCGATTCGTTAGGGTCCGATAATGATTTCCCCACTCAACCGATTGAAGAACATTCTTTTCCTCAAACTCTTGAGGACATGGTTCGACGCCATGGTGAACACCAACATGACTCATTGCGTTCAGGGACTGAAGACCGATGATGGGGTGATGAACACATTCCCCCTTGCGGGTTGACTCCTCATTACTCTGTCAGCTTAATGCCCTCTCTTTTACCCACACCTACTTTTCCCCCACCCGACACGACCCATCCACAGTTGACGATTCGTGCTATTGCCACGGGAATGGTCTTAGGAGTACTCCTCACCCCCTGCAATATCTATAGCGGACTGAAGATTGGGTGGACATTTAATATGTCCATCACCGCAGCCTTGCTCAGTTATGCGTTTTGGAAAATATTCGAAACCACCGCCCAAACTGAGCGCTGGGGTTTGCTCGAAAATAATATCAATCAAACCACGGCCTCTTCGGCTGCATCCATTATCTCGTCAGGGCTGGTGGCCCCGATTCCCGCCTTGGCCATGCTGACGGGGGAGCAATTACCGTGGTCTCTCCTCTCTGTATGGGTCTTTTCCGTCAGTCTGGTTGGCATTGTGGTCGCGGTCGGTCTCCGGCAACAGATGCTTATTCGTGACCGATTGCCGTTTCCCGCCGGTGTTGCCACAGCGGAAACCGTCAGGGAAATCTATGGAAAAGGGGGGGAAGCCCTGGCTCGCGTGAAAGTTCTCCTCACGGCTGGGGGGATCGCCGGGATCATAAAAATTTTCAACGAAGCTATTCTGACCATTCCCAAGATGGCCACGGGCCTGGCCATTCCACTTAAGGGAGCGCTCAACAAGGCGGGGTTATCCACTGTGTCCCTTTCCAATCTTGGGTTTGTTCTCGATCCCTCGCTCCTGATGGTGGGCTTTGGGGCCATTATCGGGCTTCGCGCCGGACTCTCTCTACTCCTTGGAGCGATCCTCGCCTGGGGCATCATTGGTCCTTGGGTCTTAACGCAGGGCTGGATTCCTGCGGAAAGTCTGGCGCCCGACGGCTATTGGTTCGGACCCATGGTGGAATGGTTGCTTTGGCCGGGGGTTACCTTGATGGTCATGGCCTCACTCACGTCTTTTGCCTGCTCTTGGGGGTCAGGGCTGACGGGCGGCATACTTTCTCGAAAAGCTCCGGCATCACTTGTAACCCCGAATGATCCCCATGTCATTCCACGTCAATGGTTTGTGATCGGACTGTGTGTCTCTTTGGTGTTTGGGGTGTTGACTCAGATCACGTTATTCAATATTTCGATTGGTATTGCGATCCTTGCGGTCCTACTCTCTTTTGTCTTGGCCATTGTGGCGGGACGAGTTTCAGGGGAAACCGGGATTACGCCAATCGGTGCCATGGGGAAAGTCACACAGCTCACGTTTGGTTTCCTCATTCCTGGCAATGTCACGACCAATTTGATGGCAGCCAATGTCACAGGTGGAGCGGCTGGCCAGTGCGCGGATCTCCTTCATGATTTAAAGACCGGTCTCCTCCTCGGTGCGTCGCCGCGATTTCAAGCCCTGGCGCAAATTTTTGGAGTGTTAACCGGCTCTCTGGTGGGTAGTGCGGTGTATCTGGTGCTCATTCCTGATCCTCAATCCATGCTGTTAACCATTGAATGGCCGGCTCCTGCTGTTGCCACATGGAAGGCTGTCGCGGAGGTCTTTCAACTCGGTAGTGAGGCTATTCCTCAGGGAAGTCTGTTGGCCATGGGCATTGCAGGTCTGCTAGGCGTGGGGATGGTTGTTCTCGACCAGGCTCTCCCACGATTCATCAGCCGATGGATCCCCAGCGCCTCGACGATGGGACTGGCGTTTGTCATACCGGCCTGGAATTCTTTGTCCCTTTTTCTCGGTGCTCTTCTTGGAACCTTTTTGATGAGGTATGCGAAAACCTGGGCGGAACGATTTTTAATGGCGCTGGCCGCCGGGCTTGTCGCTGGTGAAAGCCTCGCAGGTGTGGCGAGTGTTCTTGTTAAAATATTGTTTTGAACTGATTCAAAAAAATGGCCACAGAGGTTTTTGAAGGTCGTTGCCACCTTGCTGTGGTTTCATAAATTCCAAGCCGGTTTCCCCTTTGGCTCTAAAAACCACTCGTCATATCTGACCATCCTTCGCCGATATCTGACCTGCTTCTATTCCTCGGGACAGGTTCTGTCGAGAATGAAATAGACTGGGCAAAATCCGGTGAACCCGCTTTGCAGCAGTGTGACTCCAAGGATTCCCGGAACTAACAACCACAAAGGATTAACGTAGTACCCCAGTGCGACGCCTGCAGTAATGAGCGCACCGGCGATTCCGTCATGGAGTTGGCGTTTTCGCTTCATCTTCACTCCTCCTGTTTGTTGATGTTCATTCATTCTCTCCCTGGATTCCTTCTTGCCACACAGGATTTTTCCTGTTTTCCCGTGGCTACCAAACTGCCCATTTTTTGTATGTATGTTTCTTGGAATGTAAGAACATAGGAGAGAAGTCTAACTCCAGGTACTTTTTTGAAAAATACGTATTTAAACCTACCTTATTTTGCTTGTTTTTAAATTGATCAATTACTGGGCAATACATTGAAAATAAAGCATAATTTAATGTTTTACCTCAGTATATCTCCCGTCTTTTCTGCCAGGATCAAGGGGTGCTACTCTTGGGGTGCTCGATGAAATTCATTAAACAGAATGGAGATCAAGACATGCCATTCGGCTATTACCACCAGCTTAACGCCAAGGCGAAGCGGATCTATCGGGCAAGCGACAAGGTCTCGGATTTTCAGTTGCCCAATGTTTCTGTCGTTCGGCCTGTCGTGCGAAAAATATTTGAGGCTTTACAGGCCGAGAGTCATTTGCGGACCCAAAAATGGACTCAACGCCTTCTGAATAGATTAACGAGCCAACTTCATATTCGGCCCATTCGGTTTGAATTGTTGGATATCCGACCTTCCAATCCCCGGATGGAACTGTATGGTTTGTATTACCCCATGGAAGGACGGCGGATTCCGAGAATCCAAGTATGGATGCGCACGGCCAAACGGCATCAAGTCGTCGCTTTTCGCACGTTTCTGCGCACCTTGCTTCATGAGCTTTGTCATCATTTGGATTATGATTGTTTAGGCTTGAAAGACTCTTTTCATACCAAGGGCTTTTATGGTCGTGAAGCCAGTTTAGCCTCTCAAGTCTTATCGTTGGTCGATACTGCCGCTTGGGGAACAGGTCACTCGTCCAAGATGGGAAAAACAAAACGAAAGATCTGACGATTTCTGGTCCCTCTTCAGCCTGTCCCACTTCCCTGTCTTGCCCCCAATCTGGTGCCTGACACGGTCTCCATCTGTTCTTTCCCGCCATTCCGTTGGGTTGGTCCCCCTCTGACTGTCTATCTCTTTTACGGTTTCGGAGGGTAGAATGCGAAATCGTGCCGATTGCAGGGGGGTGTTGTACATCCCTGTGAATTATAACGAAAAAATCTTTTCCGAAAGGAGGGGTAGAGACGAAGCTATGTTGCAGGATATTCAACCCATTCAACCCTTGTCCCATCTGACCGGATCTAGCGAGAAGCTTCATACCCGTTTGTGCCGAATGGTAGGGCAGGCCGTTGCCGATTTCAACATGATTGAAGGAGGCGATAAGGTCATGGTGTGCCTTTCCGGGGGGAAGGATAGTTATGCGATGTTGGACGTGTTGATGTCCATGCAGTCTCGTGCACCGGTGTCCTATGAACTGATTGCGGTGAATTTGGATCAGAAACAACCGGGATTTCCTGAAGATGTGCTTCCGGATTATCTCACGAGGCTTGGTGTGCCGTTTCATATTGAAGAACGCGATACCTATTCGGTAGTGAAACGGTTGATTCCAGAAGGCGAGACGACCTGCTCGCTTTGTTCACGGTTGCGTCGTGGCATCCTGTATGGATTGGCGGAACGGTTGGGGGCGACCAAGATTGCTCTTGGCCATCATCGCAACGATATGATGGAGACCTTGTTGTTGAACATGTTATTCAACGGAACCCTCAAAAGCATGCCGCCGAAACTGAAATCTGATGACGGACAACATGTGGTGATCCGCCCATTGGCATATGTGAAGGAATCCGAGCTGGCCCGTTATGCGGAAATGAGAAACTTTCCCATTATTCCCTGCGATCTATGCGGTTCACAGGAAAATTTGAAACGCAAAGAAGTGAAGGCCCTGCTTCAAGAATGGGATACCCGGTATCCCGGCTCGGGTGACAGTGTGTTTGCGGCCTTGTCCAAGGTCATACCCAGTCATCTCCTCGATCGTCGATTATTTGATTTCGAGGCTTTTCGCGAGCCCGAACCGTAGATGGGCCTGACGGTGGTTCCCGTGCGAATGATGACCGACCTGCCAGTTCCTGTTCCATGGTGTGTCTTTCCTCGCTTCTCCTGGGTGTGCGGTTTTTGCCGGGCATCATTATGGTCTATCTCCAGGCTTTTTTGTTAATTATGGCGGCCAATGCCGCCCCGATTTTCGGTCGGCTGCTTATGAAAGGGCGTTGGATTGCTCCTCTTGATGGGGGAGCGACCTTCTTCGATGGGCAGCCGTTGTTGGGACCCTCGAAAACCTATCGAGGTGTGGCTTTCTCGTTGGTGGGTACGGTTCTGGCGGCGGATGTGCTGGCTATGCCATGGGAGATAGGCCTCCTGACGGGGGGGTTAGCGATGACCGGCGATTGCTTCTCCAGCTTTATCAAGCGACGATTGGGCTATGTCTCAGGCGGGATGGCCTTGGGCTTAGACCAAATTCCGGAGAGCCTATTTCCCCTGTTAGGGCTATGGGGACCCCTATCGTTATCGCCTATTGGCATAATGGCCACTGCAGGTGCGTTTATGGTGTTCGAATTGTTTATTTCTCCGATTTTATACAGATTCCGGATTCGTAAAAATCCGCATTAAATTTGTGTTCCCGTTGCAGAGTTTATTCCTTGGAGAGATTTTTGGTCTTGGGGAGGGTAATCCCCAATTGGTCAATTTTCCGGGTAAACCCGGCCGGCGTGTTGAGGGTATGGATTAAGCGCCCATCCGGCTGTTCGTAGGTAATAAGGCCACCATCTTGTAGCGGCCAGACGAGTACTCGATCTTTGGTCTGGTGGCTGGAAAAGGCTTGAGGGGAACATGGCATGCCGAGTAGCATTTCGAAGGATACGGGAGGCTCCAACCTGGGGAGAACAAGCCGCCCCGGACAATTTCGAATGGGCCGCCAGGGCCAACGGGTTCGTAATTCCTCAAAGGTCATCGGACAGCCTCCTCGAAGTTCTCACACCAGCCCATCATAACTCCTGCTCGGGCCTTTTGGGAGAGAATACGGTTAGAATGTTTTCGCTCTGGATTTTGCCAACAACTCCAACACGGTGAAATGGTGGAGTCCTGATGAATGTGGATCCCTCATCGGAAGAAGAATCTTCGACCAATTCCCGGGCCCCCCTTATGTCGATCGGTTTGGCGGTTTTTGCTGTCCTCATGGTACCGGTAATTCTTTTCTCTATGGGGCCGGATGGGCCTGCCAAAGTCGGGGACGTGGTTTTTGTCACGGATCGTCATCGTGTACGGGTGATGACTTCCGATGGTGATGCGATTGGACCAAATCCCGAGACGTGTGTCCTCGAGCCCCGCGTGCAGTTAGTGGTCCAGAAAATGGGCATACCCTCAGGAGGCTCGATGATTGCGGAACCGGTTGTCACGGAAAAGGTCGGACGACCTTTTTGCTTTCCGGGAAGGCCAATTGTCGTGTATGCCCATCAGGTGACCTTACGGCCAGATCTGTGGGGTGGCCTCCGAGACTCACTTTCGCATTTCTTCTCTGGTCGCTGAGCAGGACGCCCACACCGTCGTTTCTCTCCAGGCGCTCACGAGGGTTTGAGCTTATCTGAAAAGCGTTGCCGGAACTTCGCCACTTTGGGATTAATGAGATAGGCGCAGTAAGGTTGTGACGGGTTCTGCACAAAATATTCCTGGTGGTAGGCTTCGGCCATGTAAAAGGATGACGCGGGTTCCACCTGGGTTACAATGGGATCGTCGAACAACCTGGCTTCCGTCAGCGTGCGAATGACCTCGTGTGCGGTCGCCTCTTGTGCTGAGGAATGGGTGAAAATGGCGGAGCGATATTGAGTGCCCGCATCATTCCCTTGTCGGTTGAGGGTGGTGGGGTCATGGATGCCAAAAAAGATTTCCAGGAGTTCTCGATAGGTGATGATGCCGGGATTAAAGGTAACTTGTATCACCTCGGCATGTCCCGTGTTTCCGCCGCAGACGGCTTCATAAGTTGGATTGGGGCGACTACCGCCCATATAGCCGGATTCAACGGACTCGACACCCTTCACTTGATCGAATACGGCTTCGAGGCACCAGAAGCAGCCGCCACCCAATGTGGCGAGTTCTTTTCCTGTTGATGAGGCTATGGCCGAGTCAGACATGCGTTACTCCTTGCTCATGAAAAAGGCTAAAGTTGTGCGATTGAAGTGGATGGTTTCAGGTTTATATCACGACCTGGTTTCTTGGGCCACTGCTGGTTGGACTGGTGAATAGGCAAGAGTGAAATTCTTCGCTTTACTTTTTGTTCGGCCCCTTTATAGGCTTGGACGATTTTCTTTTAGTCTGTTAAGTGGTGAGGAGAGGAGCAAGTCATATGCGGGTTGTGTGGGCCACGGACATCCACTTGAATTTTCTGGGTATCGAGGGACGGGACGCATTTTTTTCATCCATTCGTGCTCAACAGCCGGACGTCGTGTTTGTGACGGGAGACATTGCTGAGGCTCCATCGTTGACCCATCTGATACATGAAATGCGTCGAGCCATTCACGTGCCGATGTATTTCGTCCTGGGGAATCATGATTTTTACTATGGTTCGATTTCCCAAATTCGAAATGATTTGAAATGCTGGTGTCAGAGCCAGCCAGGACTCACCTATCTTTCGACATCGGAGTTGGTCGAATTGACTCCGACAACGGCGTTGGTCGGGCATGACGGATGGGGAGACGGGCGCTATGGAAACTATCATCTGTCCCCGGTCAGACTCAGTGATCAGGAGTTGATCTCGGATTTTCAGGATTTAGATCGGGAGGGGGTATTACGCAAACTCCATGCGTTGGGCGATGAGGCGGCTTGCTATTTGCGGGATCGATTGGATGAGGCCTTGTCATCATATCAGCGCGTCATTTGCCTGACGCATGTCCCACCATTTAAAGAAGCCTGCTGGTATCAGGGAAAAAAGGGGAACGATGATTGGCTACCATATTTTGCCTGTCAGGCAGTTGGCGAGGTGTTGCTGAATGTGTCGCGAGACCGGCCGGATTGTCAAATCACTGTCTTGTGCGGCCACACTCATCATGCGGGGACCGTTCACCTGCGGCCAAAGCTGC encodes:
- a CDS encoding N-acetylglutaminylglutamine amidotransferase, with amino-acid sequence MCGILGQINFSDDPVDPQELMAMNATMTSRGPDGVGLYVQGRLGFGHRRLKVIDLTQASQQPMVDSRLGLGIVFNGAIYNYKELRKELESKGYIFFSQGDTEVILKAYHAWGEDFIRRLNGMFAFAIWERDSERVVLARDRLGIKPLYYTETSQRFRFASTLPALLAGGNVSTEMDPVALHHYFMFHAVVPAPHTLLKSIRKLVPGAMMVIEPTGARRQHHYWQLSFEPREDERILKERDWQDRLYEVLRSAVRRRLIADVPVGVLLSGGLDSSLIVGLLAAEGASGLNTFSIGFETVAEEKGDEFSYSDIIANEFSTRHHKLPVDTTHVLPNLPSCIHAMSEPMVSHDAIGFYLLSKEVSKHVTVVQSGQGADEIFAGYHWYPPLLNSQRPVDDYRQVFFDRDQKEFQRVIHPRFHEDDHSHRFVEKHFSQPGASRPIDKALRLDTTIMLVDDPVKRVDNMTMAWSLEARVPFLDHEVVELAARVPAEMKVAQGGKGILKEVARRVIPSEVIDRPKGYFPVPALKYLRGPYLNMVKDALVSETSQKREIFQRDYIDELLKNPDDHLTPLRGSKLWQLGLLELWLQSHGI
- the ngg gene encoding N-acetylglutaminylglutamine synthetase, which encodes MKNPQALHMTSPRQRPIGPTVKNWEVGPATYQGRRVKPKVVLDCGWGRLIFAHTFTGPEEVASTLMQERPGHRDIAFYLRDPHVVLALRPHKLFLDPSHTFRLWLADYQSVAHQKSGMVITPIQSEADVTALNRIYAARGMVTADTDILMRHRRSQKLCYFLAKDQATNEVIGVILAVNHRLIFDDPEKGSSIWSLAVDPQAHHPGVGEALIRHAAERMKARGCNYVDLSVLHDNHEAIALYRKLGFGRIPVFAVKTRNTINEKLFAGPSPDQRLNPYATIIVNEARRRSIDVDVLDAENSYFRLTFGGRSITCRESLSELTTAIAMSRCADKTLTRRVLREAGLSVPAQMEANGRKHNGKFLEQYQSIVVKPAMGEQGAGVSVDVRRVKEMESAITLAGKCGDPVILEQYVKGEDLRIVLINYEVVAAAVRRPPRITGTGHHSIAELIDRQSQRRARLTGGESRIPLDGETRRCVKEGGFTLTEVLPKGKTLTVRKTANLHTGGTIHDVTGKLHPDLATAAVVGAKALAIPVVGFDFIVASVSKPEYVIIEANERPGLANHEPQPTAERFIDLLFPQTKTPTKLR
- a CDS encoding osmoprotectant NAGGN system M42 family peptidase, with the translated sequence MIESKIDTQYLLHILQKLLVIPSPTGYTDQIVHAVSGELKQLGIPFELTRRGAIRATMAGQVSTPDRAIVAHLDTLGALVKWLKNNGRLAIVPIGTWSSRFAEGARVTVFSDTKKHRGTILPLKASGHTYGDEIDTQPVSWKNLEIRLDETVTDANGHIQHLSNEEDLRRLGIHIGDFIAIDPSPEISPNGFINSRHLDDKAGVATILAAAKSILESGVTLPVDCHLLFTISEEVGSGASAILHGDVAEMITIDNGTPAPFQASSEFGATIAMADSAGPFDYHLVRRLIALCVEHDIPFQRDIFCDYRSDSASAVEAGNDIRTALLTFGVDSSHGYERTHLSGLEAIAKLLVVYMKNEPVFWRDRDSLGSDNDFPTQPIEEHSFPQTLEDMVRRHGEHQHDSLRSGTEDR
- a CDS encoding OPT/YSL family transporter, which codes for MPSLLPTPTFPPPDTTHPQLTIRAIATGMVLGVLLTPCNIYSGLKIGWTFNMSITAALLSYAFWKIFETTAQTERWGLLENNINQTTASSAASIISSGLVAPIPALAMLTGEQLPWSLLSVWVFSVSLVGIVVAVGLRQQMLIRDRLPFPAGVATAETVREIYGKGGEALARVKVLLTAGGIAGIIKIFNEAILTIPKMATGLAIPLKGALNKAGLSTVSLSNLGFVLDPSLLMVGFGAIIGLRAGLSLLLGAILAWGIIGPWVLTQGWIPAESLAPDGYWFGPMVEWLLWPGVTLMVMASLTSFACSWGSGLTGGILSRKAPASLVTPNDPHVIPRQWFVIGLCVSLVFGVLTQITLFNISIGIAILAVLLSFVLAIVAGRVSGETGITPIGAMGKVTQLTFGFLIPGNVTTNLMAANVTGGAAGQCADLLHDLKTGLLLGASPRFQALAQIFGVLTGSLVGSAVYLVLIPDPQSMLLTIEWPAPAVATWKAVAEVFQLGSEAIPQGSLLAMGIAGLLGVGMVVLDQALPRFISRWIPSASTMGLAFVIPAWNSLSLFLGALLGTFLMRYAKTWAERFLMALAAGLVAGESLAGVASVLVKILF
- a CDS encoding DUF2892 domain-containing protein codes for the protein MKRKRQLHDGIAGALITAGVALGYYVNPLWLLVPGILGVTLLQSGFTGFCPVYFILDRTCPEE
- the ttcA gene encoding tRNA 2-thiocytidine(32) synthetase TtcA, which gives rise to MLQDIQPIQPLSHLTGSSEKLHTRLCRMVGQAVADFNMIEGGDKVMVCLSGGKDSYAMLDVLMSMQSRAPVSYELIAVNLDQKQPGFPEDVLPDYLTRLGVPFHIEERDTYSVVKRLIPEGETTCSLCSRLRRGILYGLAERLGATKIALGHHRNDMMETLLLNMLFNGTLKSMPPKLKSDDGQHVVIRPLAYVKESELARYAEMRNFPIIPCDLCGSQENLKRKEVKALLQEWDTRYPGSGDSVFAALSKVIPSHLLDRRLFDFEAFREPEP
- a CDS encoding CDP-archaeol synthase; protein product: MVCLSSLLLGVRFLPGIIMVYLQAFLLIMAANAAPIFGRLLMKGRWIAPLDGGATFFDGQPLLGPSKTYRGVAFSLVGTVLAADVLAMPWEIGLLTGGLAMTGDCFSSFIKRRLGYVSGGMALGLDQIPESLFPLLGLWGPLSLSPIGIMATAGAFMVFELFISPILYRFRIRKNPH
- the msrA gene encoding peptide-methionine (S)-S-oxide reductase MsrA; amino-acid sequence: MSDSAIASSTGKELATLGGGCFWCLEAVFDQVKGVESVESGYMGGSRPNPTYEAVCGGNTGHAEVIQVTFNPGIITYRELLEIFFGIHDPTTLNRQGNDAGTQYRSAIFTHSSAQEATAHEVIRTLTEARLFDDPIVTQVEPASSFYMAEAYHQEYFVQNPSQPYCAYLINPKVAKFRQRFSDKLKPS
- a CDS encoding metallophosphoesterase, translated to MRVVWATDIHLNFLGIEGRDAFFSSIRAQQPDVVFVTGDIAEAPSLTHLIHEMRRAIHVPMYFVLGNHDFYYGSISQIRNDLKCWCQSQPGLTYLSTSELVELTPTTALVGHDGWGDGRYGNYHLSPVRLSDQELISDFQDLDREGVLRKLHALGDEAACYLRDRLDEALSSYQRVICLTHVPPFKEACWYQGKKGNDDWLPYFACQAVGEVLLNVSRDRPDCQITVLCGHTHHAGTVHLRPKLRVLTGSAEYGAPCIQESFDLEKLFPQSMLVGGGEGEGGQSIEPDAAGRPSGPIK